The Labilibaculum sp. DW002 genome includes a region encoding these proteins:
- a CDS encoding polysaccharide deacetylase family protein, which translates to MRPLIFIFLLITSFSIHAQPAISFTFDDGTMQDRGDFKFEDWNNMLLNSLDDANIKAVFFVKTKDKSGDKGQYLINSWNDKGHKIANHSYSHPNFNSNKNSAAKFKEELIKADSLISKYSNYTKLFRFPYLKEGKGQEKIDSIRNIMKEQGYQNGYVTIDASDWYIDSRLRKRLKEDPKADLEGFKNYYLQHLFERASFYENLSFELRGQHINHTLLLHHNLAAALFLDDLIDMFKSKGWKIVSANDAYTDSIYNETPFYAGESLIWSLAKDSGKFEEKLRYPAEDSRYEKDKMDLLGL; encoded by the coding sequence TTTGATGACGGCACGATGCAGGATCGTGGTGATTTCAAATTTGAAGATTGGAACAATATGCTCCTCAACTCACTTGATGACGCAAACATCAAGGCTGTTTTTTTTGTAAAAACCAAAGACAAGTCAGGTGATAAAGGGCAATATCTGATTAACTCGTGGAATGATAAAGGACATAAAATTGCTAATCACTCTTATTCTCACCCAAATTTCAATAGCAATAAAAATAGTGCGGCTAAATTTAAAGAAGAGCTAATAAAAGCCGATTCATTAATCAGCAAATACAGCAACTATACTAAATTGTTCAGATTTCCTTATCTCAAAGAAGGAAAAGGTCAAGAAAAAATCGATAGTATTCGTAATATTATGAAAGAACAAGGCTATCAAAATGGATATGTTACAATTGACGCATCAGATTGGTATATTGATAGTCGATTACGAAAAAGATTAAAAGAAGACCCAAAGGCAGATCTTGAAGGGTTTAAAAACTATTATTTGCAGCACTTGTTTGAACGTGCTTCCTTTTATGAAAATCTTTCATTTGAACTAAGAGGTCAACACATAAACCACACCCTTCTTTTGCATCACAATTTGGCAGCAGCGTTATTTTTGGATGACTTAATTGACATGTTTAAGTCTAAAGGTTGGAAAATAGTATCAGCTAATGATGCCTATACTGATTCGATATATAACGAAACACCATTTTATGCTGGAGAAAGTTTAATTTGGAGCTTAGCCAAAGACTCAGGTAAATTTGAGGAAAAACTTAGATATCCTGCTGAGGACAGTCGATATGAAAAAGATAAAATGGATCTACTCGGATTATAA